The Thunnus albacares chromosome 11, fThuAlb1.1, whole genome shotgun sequence genome contains a region encoding:
- the cops8 gene encoding COP9 signalosome complex subunit 8, which produces MPAAVIMEENFDKLLEQCEAQELEAPGGIATPQVYTQLLALYLLHNDMNNARYLWKRIPQAIKTANPELTAVWAVGQRIWQRDFPGIYTAIAAHQWTENILPVMEALRESTRQRAYALVAQAYTSIAAEDFAAFVGYSVEEAVKGVVSQGWQADPATRMVMPKKPDPPPVSLVPNEQQLARLTDYVAFLEN; this is translated from the exons ATGCCTGCAGCTGTGATTATGGAGGAAAATTTTGATAAACTACTGGAGCAGTGTGAAGCTCAAGAGCTCGAG gCTCCAGGGGGCATTGCAACACCTCAAGTCTACACTCAGTTGCTGGCGCTCTATTTACTACATAATGATAT GAATAACGCCAGGTATCTATGGAAGCGGATTCCCCAAGCAATAAAAACG GCAAACCCTGAATTAACAGCTGTTTGGGCTGTTGGCCAGCGTATTTGGCAGCGCGACTTTCCAGGGATTTACACAGCCATCGCAGCACATCAGTGGACAGAGAATATCCTTCCGGTCATGGAGGCCCTTCGAG AGAGCACAAGACAAAGGGCGTACGCACTAGTGGCCCAGGCATATACCTCCATCGCAGCAGAAGATTTTGCCGCCTTTGTGGGCTACTCTGTGGAAGAAGCAGTAAAGG GTGTGGTGAGTCAAGGCTGGCAGGCGGACCCTGCTACCAGGATGGTGATGCCCAAAAAGCCAG aTCCTCCCCCCGTTTCATTGGTTCCAAATGAGCAGCAGTTGGCCAGACTCACTGACTACGTGGCTTTCCTCGAGAACTGA
- the trim63b gene encoding E3 ubiquitin-protein ligase TRIM63, whose protein sequence is MDLQRTGSVVRPPSPMDSLEKQLSCPICLDMFTKPVVILPCQHNLCRSCASDLYDSRNPYRFSGGVFRCPTCRFEVVLDRHGVHGLQRNLLVENIIDIYKQQQEGSGSGSPDNSLKPKESKEPMCQEHEDERINIYCTTCQIPTCSMCKVFGQHKDCEVAPLESVYQAQKGELSNAIDTLVASNGRLQALLNQMEDACRAVQENAQCVKQGLAERFDLLYAVLEERKTILLEQVGKEQDEKVAALRALAQRYGERLQASSELTDSAVRALEQNGAAEFLLASKGLITQTKDAAKCSMGEERPEPGFEKMDHFTLSTEHVEAVLAKMDFGLGDDDEFEDAEEEEEEEEEEEEEEEEE, encoded by the coding sequence ATGGATTTGCAGAGGACAGGATCTGTGGTTCGACCCCCTAGCCCCATGGATAGCCTTGAGAAGCAGCTGAGCTGCCCCATCTGCCTGGACATGTTCACCAAACCTGTGGTCATCCTACCCTGCCAACACAACTTGTGCCGTAGTTGTGCAAGTGACCTCTATGACTCACGCAACCCATACCGTTTTTCTGGTGGTGTCTTTCGCTGCCCTACATGCCGGTTTGAGGTCGTGCTTGACCGCCATGGTGTACACGGGCTCCAGCGCAACCTGTTGGTTGAAAATATCATCGACATCTATAAGCAGCAGCAAGAAGGTAGTGGCAGTGGAAGCCCAGACAACTCCCTGAAGCCTAAAGAATCCAAAGAACCGATGTGCCAAGAACATGAAGACGAGAGAATCAACATCTATTGCACTACCTGTCAGATACCCACTTGCTCCATGTGTAAAGTGTTTGGGCAGCACAAGGACTGTGAGGTGGCACCTCTAGAAAGTGTATACCAGGCCCAGAAAGGTGAACTGAGTAATGCTATTGATACCCTGGTGGCCAGCAATGGGCGCCTGCAAGCTCTGCTCAACCAGATGGAAGATGCCTGCCGTGCTGTACAGGAGAATGCTCAGTGTGTTAAACAAGGCCTAGCTGAACGCTTTGACCTATTATATGCTGTCCTGGAAGAGCGCAAAACCATACTACTGGAGCAGGTTGGTAAAGAGCAAGATGAAAAGGTGGCTGCTCTGCGGGCACTGGCTCAACGTTACGGCGAACGACTGCAAGCTAGTTCAGAGCTGACGGATTCGGCTGTGAGGGCATTGGAGCAGAATGGTGCTGCTGAGTTTCTGTTAGCCTCCAAGGGCCTTATTACACAGACCAAAGACGCAGCTAAATGCTCAATGGGGGAAGAGAGGCCAGAACCAGGCTTTGAGAAGATGGACCACTTCACTTTGTCAACAGAGCATGTTGAAGCAGTCCTTGCAAAAATGGACTTTGGATtgggtgatgatgatgaatttgaggatgcagaggaggaggaggaggaggaggaggaggaagaggaagaagaggaggaagaataa